From the genome of Deinococcus sp. AJ005, one region includes:
- a CDS encoding DUF4240 domain-containing protein: MDQAAEFWPLMDSARLEAGGNLARQTELLERQLAELSPAQIEAFQHLLDVEMDKANTWEVWAAAYIINGGASDDGFDYFRGWLVMQGEEVFNAVLANIESLATYEGARFEEAEWEDVLYLPARVFEQKTGRHLGISQLSSETRGDAWDEDELAEKYPRLWAAHESA, translated from the coding sequence GTGGATCAGGCCGCTGAATTCTGGCCTCTCATGGATTCCGCGCGGCTTGAAGCAGGTGGCAACCTTGCCCGTCAAACCGAACTTCTTGAACGGCAACTCGCAGAATTGTCGCCCGCACAGATTGAGGCTTTCCAACACTTGCTGGACGTTGAAATGGATAAGGCCAATACCTGGGAGGTCTGGGCGGCGGCGTACATCATCAACGGCGGCGCTTCCGATGATGGGTTTGACTATTTCCGGGGCTGGCTGGTGATGCAGGGCGAAGAGGTATTTAACGCTGTTTTAGCCAATATTGAATCGCTCGCCACCTACGAGGGCGCTCGCTTTGAGGAAGCCGAGTGGGAAGACGTCCTCTACCTTCCCGCCCGCGTCTTTGAGCAAAAGACTGGCCGTCATCTCGGCATCTCGCAACTGTCCAGTGAAACCCGTGGAGACGCCTGGGATGAAGACGAACTTGCAGAAAAATATCCCCGACTCTGGGCTGCCCACGAGTCGGCATGA
- the nuoG gene encoding NADH-quinone oxidoreductase subunit NuoG → MKVQVDGIEIELAAGTSAIDAVFEAGGDVPYFCAHKYLSPVGACRMCLVETGSPRKEKDGSFVLDDATGQPKIFWFPKPMASCTMQATEGMHIKTARSSEVVAKAQAGMMEFTLLNHPLDCPTCDKGGACELQDRAFEYGYGASRFGFDRRHADKHYPLSDFVILDQERCIHCKRCVRYFEEVPGQEVLDFIERGGHTFIDTEEGGLPTGFQGNITDICPVGALLDNVARFRGRNWEYDHTPTTCTLCPVGCSITVDARNGRLERIVARENREVNEAWICDAGRFGHAFASERRLTVPLVRVDGELQEASWDVAIAAIRAGMAHHSVADLALYLNADSTLEEGVALEALADAVGSVHVDHWPRYEVSLDAMPNGAATLSDVATADAVVVIGADLGEEAPILELRILEMLRGGILPPEYAHGTAIADLRLVERPARKPEKLAVIGKESRLWAHAGIRASSNGHNALERLSRPDTTELQAALKLLTDSEKAIIVLGADVLNGASGSFAAQLSELATRTGAKIMAIPAGANSKGLAALNLVPREGGLPFARVADAPAVFISRLDPGVRARGLTIVHDSHLTATARLADVVLPAVTNYEKRGTTVNLEGRLLELEQAALSSGEAADLIRTLTAVSEALGVRAPVRGLKSARELAAQKLGIKLGELPERGVIHAFRTSHVAPTEQTHVPKLWTERMQPSIQTLIPANLQPLPMLGAAPVGGDD, encoded by the coding sequence TTGAAAGTCCAAGTAGACGGCATAGAAATTGAACTTGCCGCCGGAACGTCTGCCATTGACGCGGTGTTTGAGGCGGGCGGGGACGTGCCGTATTTCTGCGCCCACAAGTACCTGAGTCCGGTGGGCGCGTGCCGCATGTGCCTGGTGGAAACGGGTTCGCCGCGCAAGGAAAAAGACGGCTCGTTCGTGCTGGACGACGCCACGGGTCAGCCCAAAATCTTCTGGTTCCCCAAGCCGATGGCCTCCTGCACCATGCAGGCCACCGAGGGCATGCACATCAAGACCGCCCGCAGCAGCGAAGTCGTCGCCAAGGCGCAGGCCGGGATGATGGAATTCACCCTGCTCAATCACCCGCTGGACTGCCCCACCTGTGACAAGGGTGGCGCGTGCGAATTGCAGGACCGGGCCTTTGAGTACGGTTACGGCGCGTCCCGTTTCGGCTTTGACCGCCGCCATGCCGATAAGCACTATCCATTGTCTGATTTCGTGATTCTGGATCAGGAACGCTGCATTCACTGCAAACGCTGCGTGCGTTACTTTGAAGAAGTACCAGGGCAGGAAGTACTGGACTTCATAGAGCGCGGCGGACACACCTTTATTGACACCGAGGAAGGCGGGCTGCCCACTGGATTCCAGGGCAACATCACCGACATCTGCCCGGTGGGGGCGCTGTTGGACAACGTGGCCCGCTTCCGGGGGCGCAACTGGGAGTATGACCACACGCCTACCACCTGCACCCTCTGCCCAGTGGGCTGCTCTATTACTGTGGACGCCCGCAATGGCCGTCTGGAACGCATCGTGGCCCGCGAGAACCGTGAGGTCAATGAGGCGTGGATCTGCGACGCGGGCCGTTTCGGTCATGCCTTCGCCTCCGAGCGACGGCTGACCGTGCCGCTGGTGCGGGTGGACGGCGAATTGCAGGAGGCGAGCTGGGACGTGGCCATTGCCGCCATCCGCGCGGGCATGGCCCATCACAGCGTTGCCGATCTAGCCCTGTACCTGAACGCCGATAGCACCCTGGAAGAAGGCGTGGCGCTGGAAGCGCTGGCCGACGCCGTGGGCAGCGTGCATGTGGATCACTGGCCCCGCTACGAGGTGTCGCTGGACGCCATGCCAAACGGTGCGGCCACCCTGAGCGACGTGGCCACCGCCGACGCCGTGGTGGTCATCGGCGCTGATCTGGGCGAGGAAGCCCCGATTCTGGAACTCCGCATTCTGGAAATGCTGCGTGGCGGCATCCTCCCGCCGGAGTACGCGCACGGGACGGCGATTGCCGACTTACGGCTGGTGGAACGCCCGGCCCGCAAGCCGGAAAAGCTGGCCGTTATTGGGAAGGAGTCGCGGTTGTGGGCGCACGCTGGAATCCGTGCGTCCTCCAACGGACACAACGCGCTGGAACGCCTGAGCCGCCCGGATACCACTGAGCTTCAGGCGGCATTGAAGCTGCTCACCGACAGCGAAAAGGCGATCATCGTGCTGGGGGCGGACGTGCTGAACGGCGCTTCCGGCTCGTTCGCAGCGCAGTTATCCGAACTGGCAACGCGCACGGGTGCGAAGATCATGGCGATTCCTGCCGGGGCCAACAGCAAGGGCTTGGCGGCACTGAATCTAGTTCCGCGAGAAGGTGGCCTGCCGTTTGCCCGCGTGGCCGACGCTCCCGCCGTCTTTATCAGCCGCCTTGATCCAGGGGTGCGGGCGCGTGGACTGACCATCGTTCACGACTCGCACCTGACCGCCACTGCAAGGCTGGCGGACGTGGTGTTGCCCGCCGTGACCAATTACGAGAAGCGCGGCACCACCGTCAACCTGGAAGGCCGCCTGCTGGAGCTGGAACAGGCTGCCCTCAGCTCGGGCGAGGCCGCCGATCTGATCCGCACCCTGACCGCCGTGTCCGAGGCGCTGGGCGTGCGCGCCCCGGTGCGCGGCTTGAAGTCGGCGCGGGAACTGGCGGCGCAGAAGCTGGGGATCAAGCTGGGCGAGTTGCCAGAGCGCGGCGTCATTCACGCTTTCCGCACCTCGCACGTCGCCCCCACCGAACAGACGCACGTTCCGAAGCTGTGGACCGAACGTATGCAGCCCTCCATCCAGACCCTGATTCCCGCCAACCTCCAGCCGCTCCCGATGCTGGGCGCGGCCCCCGTGGGAGGGGATGACTGA
- a CDS encoding NADH-quinone oxidoreductase subunit J, translated as MMIAFILLGALTLVGGVITIAAKNAVHAALGLVGTLISVAGLFATLNASFLAATQVIVYAGAIMVLFLFVIMLLNANAPITGRDPIPFVRELAGLGGVVLAGSFVILAVSYKDPRPLAEATTALGGGSASVVGETLLTRFLLPFEAVSILLLVAIVGAVALVQRPVPQPDDVPDSEPELLAPPVGSAISRGGNQPALQHRNDEGEVRA; from the coding sequence ATGATGATCGCCTTCATTCTCCTCGGCGCACTTACCCTCGTCGGCGGCGTCATCACCATCGCGGCGAAGAACGCGGTGCATGCGGCGCTGGGACTTGTCGGGACGCTGATCAGCGTGGCCGGGCTGTTCGCCACCCTGAACGCCTCGTTTCTGGCCGCCACGCAGGTGATCGTGTACGCCGGGGCGATCATGGTGCTGTTTCTGTTCGTGATCATGCTGCTGAACGCCAACGCGCCGATCACCGGGCGCGATCCGATTCCCTTCGTGCGCGAACTGGCGGGGCTGGGCGGCGTGGTGCTGGCGGGGTCTTTCGTCATTCTGGCCGTGTCCTACAAGGACCCGCGCCCGCTGGCCGAGGCCACGACGGCGCTGGGCGGAGGCTCGGCGTCGGTGGTAGGGGAGACCCTGCTGACCCGCTTCCTGCTGCCGTTTGAGGCGGTCAGCATTCTGCTGCTCGTCGCCATCGTGGGCGCAGTGGCGCTGGTGCAGCGGCCCGTGCCGCAGCCGGACGATGTGCCAGACAGCGAGCCGGAACTGCTGGCCCCACCTGTGGGTTCCGCAATTTCCAGGGGTGGCAACCAGCCCGCCCTGCAACACCGCAACGACGAAGGGGAGGTGCGCGCCTGA
- the nuoK gene encoding NADH-quinone oxidoreductase subunit NuoK, translating into MVPTSYYIALSGILFALGMIGVLTRRTAIMVFLSVELMLNASNIALVAFARSWGDLTGQTAVFIVMTLAAAEVAIGLAIIVAIFRKRETTNVDDLAAMKG; encoded by the coding sequence ATGGTTCCAACCAGTTATTACATCGCCCTGTCGGGCATTCTTTTTGCCCTGGGCATGATCGGCGTGCTGACCCGCCGCACCGCCATCATGGTTTTCCTGAGCGTGGAATTGATGCTGAATGCCTCCAACATCGCGCTGGTGGCCTTTGCCCGTTCCTGGGGTGACCTGACCGGACAGACCGCCGTGTTTATCGTGATGACCCTGGCCGCCGCAGAAGTTGCCATCGGCCTCGCCATCATCGTCGCCATCTTCCGCAAGCGCGAGACCACCAACGTGGACGATCTCGCGGCGATGAAAGGCTGA
- the nuoE gene encoding NADH-quinone oxidoreductase subunit NuoE, whose product MSYFADKQPLVADIFSRYPDSPQGRRSALMPLIREVQDAEGFVNGTHLDEIAALCGTTATEVRSVMSFYSTYHTLPTGKYHLQVCSTVMCSLAGSDELWDHLVDTLDVQPGEVSPDGRFSLQKVECLGSCGTAPLMQINDDGYYESVTPSKCARILDSLRADLQPLPDNPVPVTVNAEGRQTLANGEVVGASITGLSQLPPIFPGGEA is encoded by the coding sequence ATGAGTTACTTCGCCGATAAACAACCCCTCGTGGCCGATATTTTCAGCCGCTATCCCGATTCGCCGCAGGGCCGCCGCTCGGCGCTGATGCCCCTGATCCGTGAAGTGCAGGACGCCGAGGGCTTCGTGAACGGGACGCATTTGGACGAGATCGCGGCCCTGTGCGGCACCACCGCCACCGAGGTCCGCAGCGTCATGAGCTTCTATTCCACGTACCACACGCTGCCTACGGGTAAGTACCACCTTCAGGTGTGCAGCACGGTGATGTGTTCGCTGGCCGGGTCCGACGAGCTGTGGGACCATCTGGTAGACACATTGGACGTGCAGCCGGGCGAGGTATCCCCCGATGGCCGGTTCAGCTTGCAAAAGGTGGAATGCCTCGGCTCGTGCGGCACCGCGCCGCTAATGCAGATCAATGACGACGGCTACTACGAGAGCGTGACGCCCAGCAAATGTGCCCGCATTCTGGACTCCCTGCGCGCCGATCTTCAGCCGCTGCCTGACAACCCGGTGCCCGTGACCGTCAACGCTGAGGGACGGCAGACACTAGCAAACGGCGAAGTCGTCGGGGCTAGCATCACCGGCCTGAGCCAGCTCCCGCCCATTTTCCCAGGAGGTGAAGCATGA
- the nuoI gene encoding NADH-quinone oxidoreductase subunit NuoI, producing the protein MGVLDIAKGMGLTLGKLFQKPVTVSYPEERATLQPRFRGRHILTRHPGTGLEKCIGCSLCAAACPAYAIYVEAAENDPASPHSPGERYAKVYEINMLRCIFCGMCEEACPTGAVVMGNEFEMADYRYGDFVYAKEDMLVGVTGSIPQRREAAKSGKPVRLGFQLDGPPRAELEGVEYK; encoded by the coding sequence ATGGGCGTTCTTGACATTGCCAAGGGCATGGGCCTGACACTGGGCAAGCTGTTCCAGAAGCCCGTGACTGTCAGTTATCCCGAAGAGCGGGCCACCCTGCAACCGCGTTTCCGGGGGCGGCACATCCTGACCCGGCACCCCGGCACCGGCCTGGAAAAGTGCATCGGCTGCTCGCTGTGCGCCGCCGCCTGCCCGGCCTACGCCATCTACGTGGAAGCCGCCGAGAACGATCCGGCCTCACCGCACAGCCCCGGCGAGCGCTACGCCAAGGTCTACGAGATCAACATGCTGCGCTGCATCTTCTGCGGCATGTGCGAGGAAGCCTGCCCCACCGGCGCTGTGGTCATGGGCAACGAGTTTGAAATGGCCGATTACCGCTACGGCGACTTCGTGTATGCCAAGGAAGACATGCTGGTGGGCGTGACTGGATCAATCCCCCAGCGCCGCGAGGCTGCAAAGAGTGGCAAGCCCGTCCGCCTGGGTTTCCAACTGGACGGCCCGCCACGCGCCGAACTGGAGGGGGTGGAGTACAAGTGA
- the nuoF gene encoding NADH-quinone oxidoreductase subunit NuoF, whose product MTAVAPNPPKPITSGKDPRFAPTLYAHVGQPDSWTLGYYRRNGGYEAVKRAFGMGADAVIDEVKKSGLRGRGGAGFATGLKWSFMPLNDGKPHYIICNADESEPGSFKDRYLLSEDPHQLIEGMIIAGYAMRASVGYIYIRGEYVHAAERINAAIEEARDAGLLGQNVMNSGFDFQLHLHRGAGAYICGEETALMNSLEGLRANPRLKPPFPAAAGLYGLPTTINNVETFCAATQILKFGAEWHAGMGTEKSKGMKLFQVSGPVARPGVYELPLGTTFRELIYDWAGGPLEEMKAIIPGGSSCPMLRWDDKTLDTPMDYESIAGAGSMLGTGGVTVIPKADCIVNATWNMVRFYGHESCGKCTPCREGISSWMTRMYEKLVRGHGQPGDVQLILDMSENIGGRSFCALADACLGPVLSSIELFREEYDSLAQFQTPTYPARNRWKDV is encoded by the coding sequence ATGACCGCCGTTGCTCCAAATCCTCCCAAGCCGATTACAAGTGGTAAGGACCCGCGTTTCGCGCCCACCCTGTACGCCCATGTCGGGCAGCCGGACAGTTGGACGCTGGGCTATTACCGCCGCAATGGTGGCTATGAAGCGGTGAAACGCGCTTTTGGCATGGGTGCGGACGCCGTGATTGACGAGGTCAAGAAATCCGGCCTGCGCGGACGCGGCGGCGCGGGTTTTGCCACCGGCCTGAAGTGGTCTTTCATGCCCCTGAACGACGGCAAACCGCACTACATCATCTGCAACGCGGACGAGTCGGAGCCGGGCAGCTTCAAGGACCGCTACCTGCTCTCGGAAGACCCGCACCAACTGATTGAGGGCATGATCATCGCGGGCTATGCCATGCGCGCCAGCGTGGGCTACATCTACATCCGGGGCGAGTACGTCCACGCCGCCGAGCGCATCAACGCCGCGATTGAAGAGGCGCGGGACGCTGGACTACTGGGCCAGAACGTCATGAACAGTGGCTTTGACTTCCAGCTCCACCTTCACCGGGGCGCGGGCGCGTACATCTGCGGCGAGGAAACCGCGCTGATGAACAGCCTGGAAGGGCTGCGGGCCAATCCCCGCCTCAAGCCGCCGTTTCCCGCCGCCGCTGGTCTGTACGGGCTGCCCACCACCATCAACAACGTGGAGACCTTCTGCGCGGCCACCCAGATCCTCAAGTTCGGCGCGGAGTGGCACGCGGGCATGGGCACGGAGAAGAGCAAGGGCATGAAGCTGTTTCAGGTGTCCGGTCCGGTGGCGCGGCCCGGCGTGTACGAGTTGCCACTGGGCACCACCTTCCGCGAGCTGATCTACGACTGGGCGGGCGGCCCGCTGGAGGAAATGAAAGCCATCATCCCCGGCGGCTCCAGTTGCCCGATGCTGCGCTGGGACGACAAGACGCTGGACACGCCGATGGATTACGAGAGTATCGCGGGTGCGGGTTCCATGCTTGGTACGGGCGGCGTTACGGTCATCCCCAAGGCCGACTGCATCGTGAACGCCACCTGGAACATGGTGCGCTTTTACGGCCACGAGTCCTGTGGCAAATGCACGCCCTGTCGCGAGGGGATTTCAAGCTGGATGACCCGCATGTACGAGAAGCTGGTGCGCGGCCACGGCCAGCCCGGCGACGTGCAACTGATCCTGGATATGTCCGAGAACATCGGGGGCCGCAGCTTCTGTGCGCTGGCCGACGCCTGCCTGGGGCCGGTGCTGAGCAGCATTGAACTGTTCCGCGAGGAGTACGACTCGCTGGCTCAGTTTCAGACGCCGACTTATCCGGCGCGGAATCGGTGGAAGGACGTATGA
- the nuoH gene encoding NADH-quinone oxidoreductase subunit NuoH, translated as MPDWLIAALITLLKAVLVALALLTAFAYMTLVERRLLARMQIRWGPNRVGPMGLLQPLADAIKSIFKEDLQVTMADKLVYTLAPILAIGMALTAFGGIPAGPAGSLFGADPWVYNLDAGILALLALTSMGVYGIFLGGWASGSKYPILGGLRSSAQMISYELGMGLSVLGTLMLIGSTNFRVIVEWQALQGWTILFQVFAFALFLVSSFAEVNRTPFDLPEAEQEIVAGYLTEYTAIKWALFQMAEYVNMMTASALMATLFFGGYRGPVFLDGLIPGISSWPIIWLVVKIGFFLFLFIWVRATLPRLRYDQLMRFGWKLLLPLALGNTMLVAFYLAFLRPSGLGLWFLGLLSLAALLGLFVMGDRVRGLWSAPAVPKVPVKTTRPVGGD; from the coding sequence ATGCCCGACTGGCTGATCGCCGCCCTGATTACCCTGCTCAAAGCCGTGCTGGTGGCCCTGGCGCTGCTGACGGCTTTCGCTTACATGACCCTGGTGGAACGCCGCCTGCTGGCCCGCATGCAGATTCGCTGGGGGCCGAACCGTGTGGGGCCGATGGGCCTGCTGCAACCGCTGGCCGACGCTATTAAAAGCATCTTCAAGGAAGACCTTCAGGTCACGATGGCCGACAAGCTGGTCTACACCCTCGCGCCGATTCTGGCGATTGGCATGGCGCTGACCGCGTTTGGGGGCATTCCTGCTGGCCCTGCCGGAAGTCTGTTCGGCGCTGATCCCTGGGTCTACAACCTGGACGCCGGAATCCTGGCGCTGCTGGCCCTGACCTCTATGGGTGTGTACGGCATCTTCCTGGGCGGCTGGGCGTCGGGCAGCAAATACCCGATTCTGGGCGGCCTGCGTTCCAGCGCCCAGATGATCAGCTACGAGCTGGGCATGGGCCTGAGCGTGCTGGGAACGCTGATGCTGATCGGCAGCACCAACTTCCGCGTGATCGTGGAGTGGCAGGCCCTCCAGGGCTGGACGATTCTGTTTCAGGTCTTCGCCTTTGCCCTGTTCCTGGTCAGCTCCTTTGCCGAGGTCAACCGCACCCCCTTTGACCTGCCCGAAGCCGAGCAGGAAATCGTGGCGGGCTACCTGACCGAGTACACCGCCATTAAGTGGGCGCTGTTCCAGATGGCCGAGTACGTCAACATGATGACCGCCTCTGCGCTGATGGCGACGCTGTTTTTCGGCGGCTACCGGGGGCCGGTGTTCCTGGACGGCCTGATTCCCGGCATCAGCAGTTGGCCGATCATCTGGCTGGTGGTCAAGATCGGGTTCTTCCTGTTCCTGTTCATCTGGGTGCGGGCCACGCTGCCCCGTCTGCGCTATGACCAACTGATGCGCTTCGGCTGGAAGCTGCTGCTGCCGCTGGCGCTGGGCAACACCATGCTGGTGGCCTTTTACCTGGCGTTCCTGCGGCCCTCCGGCCTGGGCCTGTGGTTCCTGGGCCTGCTGAGTCTCGCTGCGCTGCTGGGCCTGTTCGTCATGGGGGACCGCGTGCGGGGACTGTGGAGTGCGCCCGCCGTGCCCAAGGTGCCAGTCAAGACGACGCGGCCCGTGGGAGGCGATTGA
- the nuoL gene encoding NADH-quinone oxidoreductase subunit L, with protein MLPLLFLLPLLPLMGFALLMLFPRLFPEKSGGWVATAFIGTAFVIAVVRYLGQTDTPAQETLWTWLPNMALNANLSVGFYLDQLSALMALIITGIGFLIHLYSISYMSHDPKFTRFFAFLNFFVAMMLILVLADSYPLMFVGWEGVGMASYLLIGFWFSGRGSESSDKDLRAVGEKEGVNNSNAARKAFIMNRIGDLGFMLGMFLLYKLYGTLSIPELATRVEGVSVATAGVELACLFLLVGAIGKSGQLPLTTWLPDAMAGPTPVSALIHAATMVTAGVYLITRSHFLYELAPNASLWVAWVGGLTALYGALAALNQHDIKKILAFSTVSQLGYMFLAVGVGAYSAGVFHLLSHAFFKALLFLAAGAVIHALHDEQDVRRMGGMRKFMPFTHIVSAIGVLAISGIPIWSGFFSKDAILAAAFETQPALYAIGLIVALLTAFYMGRWYFLVWRGEYRGAEATGVVHPHEADTITKIPLGILAAGATLIGFLNIPTFLGGGHAFDTYLGRAIPQEAHEISASTEWTLTVLAVVVGVAGLAWAYAAHRASKLDNGPLGQFSASALYLDNVYDGLVAAPSKAIAGALDTVDRGTDGLIGSIASNAAAPGALFTMWQSGFVRAYAVSMLLGTAGIIGYWALKMVGSGA; from the coding sequence ATGTTGCCCCTTCTGTTTCTGCTGCCCCTGCTGCCCCTGATGGGCTTTGCCCTGCTGATGCTCTTCCCGCGCCTGTTCCCTGAGAAGTCGGGCGGCTGGGTGGCGACTGCTTTTATCGGCACCGCCTTCGTGATTGCCGTTGTCCGCTACCTGGGTCAGACCGACACGCCCGCGCAGGAAACGCTGTGGACGTGGCTGCCCAACATGGCGCTGAATGCCAACCTCAGCGTCGGCTTCTATCTGGATCAACTCAGCGCGCTGATGGCCCTGATCATCACGGGTATCGGCTTCCTGATTCACCTGTATTCCATTAGCTACATGTCGCATGATCCCAAGTTCACGCGCTTCTTCGCTTTCCTGAATTTCTTCGTCGCCATGATGCTGATTCTGGTGCTGGCCGACTCCTACCCACTGATGTTCGTGGGCTGGGAAGGCGTGGGCATGGCCTCTTACCTGCTGATCGGCTTCTGGTTCAGCGGGCGCGGCAGCGAGTCCAGCGATAAAGATCTGCGTGCAGTAGGCGAGAAGGAAGGCGTCAACAACTCCAATGCGGCCCGCAAGGCGTTCATCATGAACCGCATCGGGGATCTGGGCTTCATGCTGGGGATGTTCCTGCTGTACAAGCTGTACGGCACCCTCAGCATTCCCGAACTGGCGACGAGGGTGGAAGGCGTGAGCGTCGCCACCGCCGGGGTGGAGCTGGCCTGCCTGTTCCTGCTGGTGGGCGCGATTGGCAAGAGCGGTCAGTTGCCGCTCACCACCTGGCTGCCCGACGCGATGGCGGGTCCCACCCCCGTCTCCGCGCTGATCCACGCCGCCACGATGGTCACGGCGGGCGTGTACCTGATCACCCGCAGCCACTTCCTGTACGAACTGGCCCCCAACGCCTCGCTGTGGGTGGCCTGGGTGGGTGGCCTGACCGCGCTGTACGGCGCACTGGCGGCCCTGAACCAGCACGACATCAAGAAGATTCTGGCCTTCTCCACCGTCTCGCAACTGGGGTACATGTTCCTGGCGGTGGGTGTGGGCGCGTACTCGGCGGGCGTGTTCCATCTGCTGAGCCACGCCTTCTTCAAGGCGTTGCTGTTCCTGGCGGCGGGCGCGGTAATTCACGCCCTGCACGACGAACAGGACGTGCGGCGCATGGGCGGCATGCGGAAGTTCATGCCATTCACTCACATTGTTTCAGCCATTGGCGTTCTCGCCATCAGTGGTATTCCGATATGGAGCGGCTTCTTCAGTAAGGACGCGATTCTGGCCGCCGCCTTTGAAACGCAGCCCGCGCTGTACGCCATCGGCCTGATCGTGGCGCTGCTGACCGCCTTCTACATGGGCCGCTGGTATTTCCTGGTGTGGCGCGGCGAGTACCGTGGGGCCGAGGCCACGGGCGTCGTGCACCCGCACGAGGCCGACACGATTACCAAGATTCCGCTGGGCATCCTGGCGGCGGGCGCAACCCTGATCGGCTTTCTGAACATTCCCACTTTCCTGGGTGGCGGTCACGCCTTCGACACCTATCTGGGCCGCGCCATCCCGCAGGAAGCGCATGAGATTTCTGCCTCTACCGAATGGACATTGACGGTGCTGGCCGTCGTCGTCGGCGTGGCTGGTCTGGCCTGGGCCTATGCCGCGCACCGGGCCAGCAAGCTGGACAATGGTCCGCTGGGTCAGTTCAGCGCCAGTGCCCTGTATCTGGACAACGTGTATGACGGTCTGGTGGCCGCGCCCAGCAAGGCCATTGCCGGGGCGCTGGACACGGTGGACCGGGGCACGGACGGCCTGATCGGCAGCATTGCCAGCAACGCGGCGGCTCCCGGCGCACTGTTCACGATGTGGCAGAGCGGCTTCGTGCGCGCCTACGCGGTCAGCATGTTGCTGGGTACGGCGGGGATCATCGGCTACTGGGCACTGAAGATGGTGGGGAGCGGCGCGTGA
- the nuoD gene encoding NADH dehydrogenase (quinone) subunit D has product MEPDHQESTIDERLHGRTGALLHTEMMSLNVGPQHPSTHGVLRLVVDMDGEYVVKVTPHMGYLHTGFEKTFENRTYQQGVTYAPRTDYLHSFSHELSYVLSVEKLLQAEVPERATTIRVILHELGRIHSHLVFVGTGLLDLGALTPFFYAFREKESCQDLFEAVCGYRMNQGYFRVGGLYRDIPDGWPAMVSRFLVQMEKGVQEYTTLFANNPIFQDRARGVGIIPPDVALDLGLTGPNLRASGVPLDNRKDNPYCGYETYDFNVVTSTDGDSLARFNMRLWEFGESIKIIRQALERLRPGPVKDPNRKISLPPRQELETSMEAVIHHFKLVTEGFHPPIGEVYVPTESARGEVGYYIVSDGGSMPYRVKIRAPSFVNLQALEYACVGAQFADLITILATIDPVLGDVDR; this is encoded by the coding sequence ATGGAACCGGACCATCAGGAATCCACCATTGACGAGCGGCTGCACGGGCGCACCGGGGCGCTGCTGCACACCGAGATGATGTCGCTGAACGTGGGGCCGCAGCATCCCAGCACGCACGGTGTGTTGCGCCTCGTGGTGGACATGGACGGCGAGTACGTGGTGAAGGTCACGCCGCACATGGGTTATCTGCATACCGGGTTTGAAAAGACCTTTGAGAACCGCACCTACCAGCAGGGTGTGACCTACGCCCCGCGCACCGACTACCTGCACAGCTTCAGCCACGAGCTGTCCTACGTCCTGAGCGTGGAAAAACTGCTTCAGGCCGAGGTTCCCGAGCGCGCCACCACCATCCGCGTGATCCTGCATGAGCTGGGACGCATCCACAGTCATCTGGTGTTCGTGGGCACGGGGCTGCTGGACCTGGGTGCACTGACGCCGTTCTTCTACGCCTTCCGCGAGAAGGAGAGCTGTCAGGACCTGTTTGAAGCGGTCTGCGGCTACCGCATGAACCAGGGCTACTTCCGCGTGGGCGGCCTGTACCGCGATATTCCCGATGGCTGGCCCGCGATGGTTTCGCGCTTTCTGGTCCAGATGGAAAAAGGCGTGCAGGAGTACACCACGCTGTTTGCCAACAACCCGATCTTTCAGGACCGGGCGCGTGGGGTGGGCATCATTCCGCCCGACGTGGCGCTGGATCTGGGTCTGACTGGGCCAAACCTGCGGGCCTCCGGTGTGCCGCTGGACAACCGCAAGGACAACCCGTACTGCGGCTACGAAACCTACGATTTCAACGTCGTGACCAGCACTGACGGCGACAGCCTGGCCCGTTTCAACATGCGCCTGTGGGAGTTCGGAGAGAGCATCAAAATCATCCGGCAGGCGCTGGAGCGCTTGCGGCCCGGCCCAGTCAAGGACCCCAACCGCAAGATTTCTCTGCCGCCCCGCCAGGAGCTGGAAACCAGCATGGAAGCGGTCATCCACCACTTCAAACTGGTCACCGAGGGCTTTCACCCGCCCATCGGTGAGGTCTACGTGCCCACCGAATCGGCGCGTGGCGAAGTGGGGTATTACATCGTCAGCGACGGCGGTTCCATGCCGTACCGCGTCAAGATTCGCGCCCCCAGTTTCGTGAACCTGCAAGCCCTGGAATACGCCTGCGTGGGCGCGCAGTTCGCGGATTTGATTACCATTCTGGCGACGATTGACCCGGTGCTGGGGGACGTGGATCGGTGA